The DNA window ATTTAATATAAAGGGAAAGCTCTGTTGATTTGATTCTTCTACCTATGCAGGAAGGAGGATTTGATTTAGATATGACATATATTACTGAGAACGTAATCGCTATGGGTTTTCCTGCTGGTGATTTGAGTTCAGGGCTTTTCGGATATTTTGAGGTCAGTGTACTAACAAGGCTTCAAGTTTGCTTAAAgttttttcctttttatttgCCTCATGAAAAAAGGGAAATTAATACTCCATTGCAGGGTTTCTACCGCAACCATATGGAGGAAGTCATCAGGTTCTTTGAAATGCACCATAAGGTAACTTTGCTCTTTATCAAGTTTCTTAACAATTAACATAAATGCTTCTCAGGTGACACATTTCAGATTGTTGCTAATAGTCTATGTCTATTGCTGGGTTTTCTTGCCCAGCTTCTTTTCTTGGCATTCATGGGTTCATAGAGCATGCCACTTCGGAGCCTCACCCTCAGAGAACGTGACAGTAATAACTTTTGAAGGTTTATGTGTGTCAGAGCAGTAGGATGTAACATATAGATGAACAATCCTATCTATTTGACTATCAAATTCTACTGGGACTAATATTATTTGAATCTTTGCCCTGCATTAGTAGTTTCTTAGTTGTAAAATATTGTTATTTATTTTGAAGTACAAATATGAATGTGGTTGGATCTTTATTATTAACATCTTAGCTGCGTTAAAGAACTAACTGCGGACCTTGGAGAGGAACGTGGCACCTAGGCTCAAACCCTGGTGCTCACTTTATGAGGGATTTTCCTCCGATATCTGTGAAAAAGAGAGGAAAAACTAAGAACTTTTTTACAGGGTAACCTTTGCCATTGTCATTATAGATATTAGCAATTTCTTACAATATGTGATATGCGGATATGCGTGTTTTTCATGAGATAAGCACTACATAACCATCACCAGGGTAAAGTGTTTTCCTTCTTGAATAGAAATTTCAAGTACTCAAGATTCAAGAGCACTGGTTATCTAGTTAGTTTCTAGTATTCAAGTGAGCTAGATAAGTGTAGACTCCAGACTTGAAATATAAAAAGAGAACTTGTGTTTCAGGACTTGCCTTTTTTAGAATACTTAGAAATGTTAGGAATGTTCTACTAATCATTCATTTTAGCCTTCTAATTTAATCATTATGTTACAGGGGAAGTATAAGGTGTACAACCTTTGTTCTGAAAGGCTATATGATGCATCTCTCTTTGAAGGAAAGGTGTGTGTTGCTTACTGTTTTATATGCCCCCTCTTCCTAATATTTCCACATTTATCGTATACATAAGGCATGATGCTCCCTGCCACCAACAAAGAAAGATAATAAAAACTCAGTGGTACCTATATCTGCTGACGCAGAAAATGTTCCCATCTTTGTCTCAGTTTGGTAATTCACCAATAAGTTGATGTTTTTTAAAGATCTTTCAGTGGTTTAAAGTCAGTTTGTCATTCAGCACTTACGTTGTACCTTGTCATGTCGAATCTCAAGCCTTGCAGCACAATGAATTTGTTGGTGTATATGGAAATATTCTAAATCTTTGTGCATATTTCAGGTGGCCTGCTTCCCATTTGATGATCATAACTGTCCTCCAATACAACTTGTCATATCATTTTGCCATAGTGCGTACTCATGGTTGAAGGAGGATATAGAGAATGTGGTGGTTGTCCATTGCAAAGCTGGGAAGGCAAGGACAGGGTTGATGATCTCGAGTCTTCTACTGTTTCTAAAGGTAAGGTTATCATGCACTTGTATACCTATCAGAATAACACCTCCTACAACATCTTTACCAATTTTCTTACATTTGgagtttcttttcttttccttttgtaACGGACAGTTCTTTCCTACTGCGGAGGAGTCCATTGAATACTATAACCAGAAAAGATGTGTAGACGGAAAAGGGCTTATTCTCCCAAGTCAGATTGTGAGTGACCCTCATTGTTATACACAAGTTTATTCGTACAATTTTATATTTATACTGTTCTGAATATGTTGGAACATTGCAGAGATATGTGAAGTATTTCGAGCGCATCTTAACTTACTTCAATGGTGAAAATCAGCCGCCACGCAGGTCTTTATACCTTTTGAACCATGGTGTCAATATGATATGCATGTGTATTGTGCTTAGTAATTAATCAAGTGATTACACTTTCCAGGTGTATGCTTAGAGGGTTTCGTCTTCATAGATGCCCCTATTGGATTAGGCCATCAATTACAGTCTCTAATCACAACGGTATGTTTATTTAATTGAAACTGAAATTGCCAAGTGCCTTGATCTAATAATTTAACAACATAATCCTTGTTGTGTTTTGATATCTTCTATTGCATCAAGTAATAAGTCTGTTATGCAGGCATTCTTTTTTCTACAAAGAAGCATCCAAGAACAAAAGAACTAATGGTAAGCATCTTCGTTTGAGGAATCATTCTTATTTTGCGTTCAGTAACTTGTAGGTTGATGGATTCTTCCCCGTAGTTTGCTATGGAGTATTTAAGGGTGCGTTTGGCAGAGCTCCTAGAGCTGATTCTTTGCTGAATCCAGCAGGAGCTCTGCCAAATAGTTtttcagagagaagtgattctctgctgattctGTGAAATGAACTAAGCGGCTGGGAGCTGaaaaaagtagcttctcctgattctgtgaagtgattctccatcctgaTTTTAAGAATTTATGCTAGAGAATCAAAGAGAATCACTTTCAGCCACAAAATCACTTCTCTTAGAGAATCAGCTCCCATAGAGAATCAGAATCAAATGGAACTCTACCAAACCTTATATTATGGATTCTTCACGGTTTGTCTGTTTGCATAGTGGGTAAGGGCACCCGCATATTGGTGGGTATGTTTTGATGTACCAATGCTAAATAAGGGAATTTCTCTCTGTATTGGAAGGATATTGTACAACTTGAAATAACTAGTACCAATGATCAATGTATTGATATTCACAGATATgtctattagcatagcatttTGTTGGCTATGCAAAACTACGCTTTGAGGATAAAATTCACAATATTGTATTCCCATTGTTCCTGTAGACATGAATAACAAAGAAGACATTCCCTGGATTAAGCTTCTCCTAGACAcccaaaaaaattataaaaaaagcTATCTTATTTGTCTATGACCTACAGTATATCCTGTGAAAACTAATTTGTACCATTCTAGAAatgcattttttttatttattcaTACTTTTATTCTGAATGTGCAGACTTTATTCCTCTGTAATCTTCATTGGAAACTAAATTTGTTATCATAATTTCAGCCAGAAGATTTCTGGTTTAGTGCACCAAAGAAGGGGATTATGGTTTTTGCATTGCCGGGAGAACCTGGCTTAGCTGAGGTAGCTGGTGATTTCAAGATCCAGTTTCATGATCGACAGGGTGATTTTTACTGGTGAGCTCCACATAGTAATCAAATTACATTATTTCCTATATAGATCTGTGCTTCTATTAGACTATTACTTCTTGGGTTCATTTTCTTTTTATTCCCATGTTTTATGAGTTGCATGTACATGTAAACATTATTTCACAACATTAACACCGACTTTTGACATGGGAAGGTTGGAAATAACTATTGTCTTGATTTTCATTTTCATTCCCCGTCTTTTTCAGCTGGCTGAATACAACAATGATGGAGAACAGGGTAACTTTGAATCCAACTGatcttgatgattttgacaAGGTGAAGGCAGCTTCATTGATGATAGTATTCATATCTGTCTGTGTCTATGAAGAGCGAATATCAAATTATTTAACAAGATTTGCTACTAAGTCCTGAATTCTAATGTGTTCACATGTTGTTCTTATGATGTTGGAATTGGTTATTGGATACTTGTTTGCTCACACATATTAGGCAGATAGTTTCGAAAATGTTCTCCGTATCTTCTAGTTGATGCCTGAGATTTTATTTGTCCAAATTTACTTCGTAATTTCAAGTCAACTTTTTGCTTCATGCATTCCCATACTGAATAGTGAATACTACTGTGTAACCTCTTCTTGTTCGCTTTGCTGCTTCTTGGTCATTGAGCTGCGAAATCTAGGAAGTTGAATTTGCAACTGAGTACATATATTTATTTTCTGTATGTAAACATCTTTTTATCAATAGGCAAAGAAAACAGACATTTTATCAATGATTAGTTACTTCTTCAAGGACTGCTAAATGCAGCATTTTCTATTATTAGATACTGTGTTGATACAATGATGTCTATCTTGTTTACCAGTTTTTGTTTGTTGAGACTTGAGACTAAAATACTATATTTTTTTCAGAGGAAATTGCCATCACCGGGCTTCCAGGTAGAGGTTGTTCTGGTAGATTACGATGGCTCACAACCGCCAAAACCAAAATCAACTGCTGGACCTGCTGATAGTAAATCTGATACTAATTCCTCGGGTAGCACGGTTGCAAAAGAAAATAATGCTGCACCTGCAGAATCCAATAAGGGAACTGGAAGCAATGATAAAGATGAAGTTTTCTCCGACAGTGAAGGGGAAGATGGATCATCCaagggaagaaaggagaagACTGCCAGTGGTAGTCAAAGCAACACAAATGCTGCtaaaccatctgaaacaagcaCCGTGCAGGAGGCATCAGCTGCTGCTACTAGACTGGAGAAAGTAGCTGTAACGGAACAAGGAGCTGCAAAGGCACCTGATTCTACATCCCTCAAAACTGAAGTCAGCAGCAAGAGCAGCTCCACCACGGAACCACCTGCAGCTGTTGATTCTTCCAGCATGAGTGAATTCAAGGCCATTGCAGCAGATGCCTCGGTGTTTTCTTTCGGAGATGAAGATGATTATGAAAGTGAATAGTCGCTTTTATGGTGTTTGGTTCTCATTGTACAGTTTGGTGCCTCCTGTGGGCCAGCATAGAATGTCAGTTCGAAGCAGCTGGGAAGAGCAAGTCGGAAAAAAAGGGTTAATTCATTGTTGCATTTGTTTTCACTGTAGAAGTTACATCGATCTGTGATGTTGTACCATGAACCTGTTGTAACTCAACCAGGCCTGAACTTTGTTGATACCGCTCCTATTTGTTCACAGTACTACTTTGTACACAACCTTAAACGGTGCCATAACTTCTATTGAGTGTTAAAGTGCACGTTTACAGGAAGACTTTGTACATGGACTTAGTACAATTACGTTTTGAGCATTGTTTGGACTGTTGGTATTCGAATTCAAGTCCTAGTTCAAAGTTGAACTGGATCTGAGAGCACCCTTCTTTCAAAACTTGTCTCAGGCTTGTTCATGGTACAGATAATACAAGGCATCGAAATTCAATTGTCTGTACCATTCGTAGGGTTGCTAGAGCTGGAAGATAAATAAAATTCATGAGCCCCTGGCGCAGACATTTGGCCCTAGGGGCGCTTTGGACAATTTGATCCGGTTCCGTCTAATGGTAACACACTTCGATACTTAGGGTTTGTTTGGCATGGTTCTA is part of the Panicum hallii strain FIL2 chromosome 2, PHallii_v3.1, whole genome shotgun sequence genome and encodes:
- the LOC112879773 gene encoding phosphatidylinositol 3,4,5-trisphosphate 3-phosphatase and protein-tyrosine-phosphatase PTEN2A-like; translation: MEEQQVKPSDLPPTTSDNRDSAATPPINTVDPVRLAASTDSSSQVASADPAAVSAATAAPAKDDAGREAPPSMFSTSGLSTWAKNLKIPQPSSGQESPTGKNTFARFTSGLGLRLSPKAAQQDEITEGSSSPTTGQSGVFGSLTKGIVDSSKNAVKAVQVKARHMVSQNKRRYQEGGFDLDMTYITENVIAMGFPAGDLSSGLFGYFEGFYRNHMEEVIRFFEMHHKGKYKVYNLCSERLYDASLFEGKVACFPFDDHNCPPIQLVISFCHSAYSWLKEDIENVVVVHCKAGKARTGLMISSLLLFLKFFPTAEESIEYYNQKRCVDGKGLILPSQIRYVKYFERILTYFNGENQPPRRCMLRGFRLHRCPYWIRPSITVSNHNGILFSTKKHPRTKELMPEDFWFSAPKKGIMVFALPGEPGLAEVAGDFKIQFHDRQGDFYCWLNTTMMENRVTLNPTDLDDFDKRKLPSPGFQVEVVLVDYDGSQPPKPKSTAGPADSKSDTNSSGSTVAKENNAAPAESNKGTGSNDKDEVFSDSEGEDGSSKGRKEKTASGSQSNTNAAKPSETSTVQEASAAATRLEKVAVTEQGAAKAPDSTSLKTEVSSKSSSTTEPPAAVDSSSMSEFKAIAADASVFSFGDEDDYESE